A stretch of the Vigna radiata var. radiata cultivar VC1973A chromosome 9, Vradiata_ver6, whole genome shotgun sequence genome encodes the following:
- the LOC106773030 gene encoding ylmG homolog protein 1-1, chloroplastic — protein sequence MAMASSVAVHSHAFRFHPFFSRSPTPSSSVFNLRSQPQPLCVKCHCNQPPPPVIAPRETLTDCLRGCTRTLTTLVGLAVLLAKSVPLGNWSAITANTVSTMGPLFFAAVRDRPSGALNTPLTVVAAGLGKWLDIYSGVLMVRVLLSWFPNIPWERQPLSAIRDLCDPYLNLFRNIIPPVFDTLDVSPLLAFAVLGTLGSILQTAI from the coding sequence ATGGCAATGGCCTCGTCAGTGGCTGTGCATTCGCACGCCTTTCGTTTCCACCCTTTCTTCTCGCGCAGCCCAACACCTTCTTCCTCTGTCTTCAACCTCAGATCTCAACCTCAACCGCTCTGCGTCAAGTGCCATTGCAATCAACCACCGCCACCTGTTATCGCCCCCCGAGAAACCCTCACCGACTGTCTCCGGGGATGCACTCGCACGCTCACCACGCTCGTGGGATTGGCCGTGTTGTTGGCCAAGTCAGTTCCGCTTGGGAATTGGTCGGCTATAACTGCCAACACCGTTTCCACGATGGGACCGCTGTTCTTCGCGGCTGTGCGGGACCGACCGAGCGGGGCGCTGAACACGCCGCTCACGGTGGTTGCAGCTGGGCTGGGGAAATGGCTGGACATATACAGCGGGGTTTTGATGGTTAGGGTTTTGCTGAGTTGGTTCCCGAACATCCCGTGGGAACGGCAGCCTCTGTCCGCAATCCGAGACCTCTGCGATCCCTACCTCAACCTCTTCCGTAACATTATTCCCCCCGTTTTTGACACCCTCGACGTTAGTCCTCTTCTCGCTTTCGCCGTTTTGGGCACTCTCGGCTCTATTCTCCAAACTGCCATCTGA